One genomic segment of Paenibacillus sp. FSL H8-0332 includes these proteins:
- a CDS encoding LacI family DNA-binding transcriptional regulator — MKVTIKDIAQAAGVAKSTVSKVMNDSPKISAETKARVRDIIKQMNYTPSSIATGLARQSSNTIAILIDMSKESEFLNQFFYNIIGGVESIIGPLKYELTIANIQHDHAEGHFLQRLVLNKRVDGIIANTSVLTPDLCAELNRLQFPYISIGEINAPGIWVDCDNELGGFMLTRHLLDQGYPSVAFIGGEKDEPLFLRRAAGYQRALEEAGMVVQSEWIIHGRAVEEDGYQAAKQLLQSTNPPSSIVCMSNFAAYGVLQAARELNISIPSQLGIATFDEYPLSPYTTPPLTSLDMDTFQLGASAGRLLMDRLDNKAAVMSGQLLEPELIPRLSSKRSGSVTAE; from the coding sequence ATGAAAGTTACTATTAAGGATATCGCCCAGGCAGCGGGTGTCGCCAAATCCACTGTATCCAAGGTGATGAACGACTCTCCCAAAATATCCGCAGAAACAAAGGCCCGGGTCCGGGACATCATCAAGCAGATGAACTATACTCCGAGCAGCATCGCCACCGGACTTGCCAGACAGAGCAGTAATACGATAGCTATCCTGATTGATATGTCCAAGGAAAGCGAGTTTCTCAATCAGTTCTTCTATAACATTATCGGCGGGGTGGAGAGCATCATTGGCCCTCTGAAATATGAGCTGACCATTGCCAATATCCAGCATGACCATGCTGAAGGGCATTTTCTGCAGAGGCTGGTGCTTAATAAGCGGGTGGACGGTATTATTGCCAACACCTCGGTGCTGACTCCTGATCTGTGTGCGGAGCTGAACCGGCTTCAGTTCCCCTATATCTCCATCGGTGAAATCAATGCTCCGGGAATCTGGGTCGATTGCGACAATGAGCTGGGCGGATTCATGCTGACCCGGCATCTGCTGGACCAGGGCTACCCGTCTGTGGCCTTCATTGGCGGCGAAAAGGATGAGCCGCTCTTCCTGCGCCGTGCAGCCGGCTACCAGCGGGCACTGGAGGAGGCCGGAATGGTTGTGCAGAGCGAATGGATCATCCATGGCCGGGCGGTTGAGGAAGATGGCTATCAGGCGGCTAAGCAGCTGCTACAGAGTACTAATCCTCCCAGCTCCATCGTGTGCATGAGCAACTTCGCTGCTTACGGCGTGCTGCAGGCGGCCCGTGAATTGAATATCTCCATTCCTTCGCAGCTGGGCATTGCCACATTCGATGAATATCCCTTGTCCCCCTACACCACCCCTCCGCTGACTTCACTTGATATGGATACCTTCCAGCTCGGTGCATCCGCAGGACGGCTATTGATGGACAGGTTGGATAACAAAGCGGCGGTCATGAGCGGTCAACTGCTGGAGCCGGAGTTAATTCCCCGGTTATCTTCCAAGCGAAGCGGCAGTGTTACTGCGGAATAA